A part of Manduca sexta isolate Smith_Timp_Sample1 chromosome 10, JHU_Msex_v1.0, whole genome shotgun sequence genomic DNA contains:
- the LOC115455821 gene encoding 2-hydroxyacyl-CoA lyase 1 isoform X1 — translation MLLGRISQLVFRRSLHITQKLSSNMTIDGNTILAESLKKQGVEYVFGIVGIPVIETALAFQSAGLKYIGMRNEQAACYAAQAAGYLTGKPGVCLAVSGPGLLHCIGGMANAQVNCWPLLVIAGSCPEDHEGIGGFQEWPQVESSRLYCKYAARPPSPRLIPQHVEKAVRLAAAGRPGVSYLDMPGTLLMAEVEEEKVPLEYYSAAPVELAHAAPAQVWRAAELLRAARRPLLVLGKGAAYARAELQLTQLVNDTKLPFLPTPMGKGVVSDESEYCVSTARTQALLKADVIVLLGARLNWMLHFGQPPRFAPDVKVIQVDINPEEFHNSIKSEVAVHSDIKPFVEALAQNLNKSKFSLDPATNEWWQSLKQKQKANTEFVEAQAANTSVPLNYYAVFKTVQQNIPRDSIIVSEGANTMDIGRGLLLNNKPRHRLDAGTFGTMGVGPGFAVAAAMWCRDYEPGKRVICVEGDSAFGFSGMEIETMFRYKLPVIIVIVNNNGIYNGFNKEMMADIQSSGDVAQCTPPTALSGEVRYEKMMEMFGETGHLCRTVEDIKAALKKALEETEKPSIINILIDPQSSRKPQTFNWLTESKL, via the exons atgttACTAGGTAGAATAAGCCAGTTGGTGTTCAGAAGATCTTTGCACATAACTCAAAAGTTGAGCTCAAACATGACAATCGACGGGAATACAATTTTGGCGGAAAGTCTTAAAAAGCAA ggtGTGGAGTATGTGTTCGGTATAGTTGGAATACCGGTAATAGAAACAGCCCTCGCATTCCAAAGTGCTGGCCTGAAGTATATTGGCATGAGAAATGAGCAAGCTGCCTGCTATGCTGCTCAGGCTGCTGGATATCTCACGG GTAAACCGGGAGTATGTTTGGCGGTGTCTGGTCCCGGACTGCTCCACTGTATCGGTGGAATGGCTAATGCCCAGGTCAATTGTTGGCCACTGTTGGTTATAGCTGGATCTTGTCCCGAGGATCACGAGGGAATCGGCGGTTTCCAAGAATGGCCTCAG GTGGAATCGAGTCGTCTGTACTGTAAATATGCCGCGCGGCCTCCGTCGCCGCGTCTCATTCCGCAACATGTTGAAAAGGCCGTGCGCCTCGCCGCCGCCGGCCGGCCCGGTGTGTCGTACCTCGACATGCCGGGAACTCTTCTCATG GCGGAAGTGGAAGAAGAGAAAGTCCCGTTGGAGTACTACAGCGCGGCGCCGGTGGAGCTGGCGcacgcggcgccggcgcaggtGTGGCGCGCCGCCGAGCTGctgcgcgccgcgcgccgcccgctgCTGGTGCTGGGCAAGGGCGCCGCCTACGCACGCGCCGAGCTACAACTCACGCAACTCGTTAACGACACCAAGCTGCCCTTCCTGCCTACGCCCATGG gCAAGGGCGTAGTGTCGGATGAGTCCGAGTACTGCGTGTCAACAGCCCGCACACAAGCGCTTCTCAAAGCAGACGTAATAGTTCTGCTGGGCGCGAGACTCAACTGGATGTTGCATTTCGGACAGCCGCCGCGGTTCGCACCCGATGTTAAAGTTATTCAG GTGGATATAAATCCGGAAGAGTTCCACAACAGTATAAAGTCCGAGGTGGCTGTGCACTCTGATATCAAACCATTCGTAGAAGCGCTCGCGCAGAATCTGAACAAATCGAAATTCTCGTTGGATCCCGCTACCAACGAATGGTGGCAATCGCTGAAGCAGAAACAAAAGGCGAACACGGAGTTTGTTGAG GCTCAGGCCGCGAACACATCAGTGCCTCTCAATTACTATGCAGTGTTCAAGACTGTACAACAAAACATTCCCAGAGACTCGATAATAGTGAGCGAGGGCGCAAACACCATGGACATCGGCCGCGGGCTGCTGTTGAACAACAAACCGAGACACCGACTCGACGCGGGCACTTTTGGCACTATGGGT GTTGGTCCTGGCTTCGCGGTGGCAGCTGCCATGTGGTGCCGTGACTATGAGCCGGGCAAGCGAGTCATTTGTGTCGAGGGCGACTCCGCTTTTGGATTCTCAG GGATGGAGATCGAAACCATGTTCCGCTACAAACTGCCTGTTATTATAGTAATAGTCAACAACAACGGCATTTATAACGGTTTCAACAAAGAGATGATGGCTGACATACAGTCTAGCGGCGATGTAGCGCAGTG CACACCGCCAACAGCGCTAAGTGGCGAAGTACGTTACGAGAAGATGATGGAAATGTTTGGCGAGACTGGCCATCTTTGCCGCACCGTTGAAGATATCAAAGCTGCACTCAAAAAGGCCTTAGAAGAAACGGAAAAACCTAGCATTATTAACATACTCATCGACCCACAGTCTAGCAGAAAACCACAGACATTCAACTGGCTCACAGAATCAAAATTGTAA
- the LOC115455821 gene encoding 2-hydroxyacyl-CoA lyase 1 isoform X2 — MTIDGNTILAESLKKQGVEYVFGIVGIPVIETALAFQSAGLKYIGMRNEQAACYAAQAAGYLTGKPGVCLAVSGPGLLHCIGGMANAQVNCWPLLVIAGSCPEDHEGIGGFQEWPQVESSRLYCKYAARPPSPRLIPQHVEKAVRLAAAGRPGVSYLDMPGTLLMAEVEEEKVPLEYYSAAPVELAHAAPAQVWRAAELLRAARRPLLVLGKGAAYARAELQLTQLVNDTKLPFLPTPMGKGVVSDESEYCVSTARTQALLKADVIVLLGARLNWMLHFGQPPRFAPDVKVIQVDINPEEFHNSIKSEVAVHSDIKPFVEALAQNLNKSKFSLDPATNEWWQSLKQKQKANTEFVEAQAANTSVPLNYYAVFKTVQQNIPRDSIIVSEGANTMDIGRGLLLNNKPRHRLDAGTFGTMGVGPGFAVAAAMWCRDYEPGKRVICVEGDSAFGFSGMEIETMFRYKLPVIIVIVNNNGIYNGFNKEMMADIQSSGDVAQCTPPTALSGEVRYEKMMEMFGETGHLCRTVEDIKAALKKALEETEKPSIINILIDPQSSRKPQTFNWLTESKL, encoded by the exons ATGACAATCGACGGGAATACAATTTTGGCGGAAAGTCTTAAAAAGCAA ggtGTGGAGTATGTGTTCGGTATAGTTGGAATACCGGTAATAGAAACAGCCCTCGCATTCCAAAGTGCTGGCCTGAAGTATATTGGCATGAGAAATGAGCAAGCTGCCTGCTATGCTGCTCAGGCTGCTGGATATCTCACGG GTAAACCGGGAGTATGTTTGGCGGTGTCTGGTCCCGGACTGCTCCACTGTATCGGTGGAATGGCTAATGCCCAGGTCAATTGTTGGCCACTGTTGGTTATAGCTGGATCTTGTCCCGAGGATCACGAGGGAATCGGCGGTTTCCAAGAATGGCCTCAG GTGGAATCGAGTCGTCTGTACTGTAAATATGCCGCGCGGCCTCCGTCGCCGCGTCTCATTCCGCAACATGTTGAAAAGGCCGTGCGCCTCGCCGCCGCCGGCCGGCCCGGTGTGTCGTACCTCGACATGCCGGGAACTCTTCTCATG GCGGAAGTGGAAGAAGAGAAAGTCCCGTTGGAGTACTACAGCGCGGCGCCGGTGGAGCTGGCGcacgcggcgccggcgcaggtGTGGCGCGCCGCCGAGCTGctgcgcgccgcgcgccgcccgctgCTGGTGCTGGGCAAGGGCGCCGCCTACGCACGCGCCGAGCTACAACTCACGCAACTCGTTAACGACACCAAGCTGCCCTTCCTGCCTACGCCCATGG gCAAGGGCGTAGTGTCGGATGAGTCCGAGTACTGCGTGTCAACAGCCCGCACACAAGCGCTTCTCAAAGCAGACGTAATAGTTCTGCTGGGCGCGAGACTCAACTGGATGTTGCATTTCGGACAGCCGCCGCGGTTCGCACCCGATGTTAAAGTTATTCAG GTGGATATAAATCCGGAAGAGTTCCACAACAGTATAAAGTCCGAGGTGGCTGTGCACTCTGATATCAAACCATTCGTAGAAGCGCTCGCGCAGAATCTGAACAAATCGAAATTCTCGTTGGATCCCGCTACCAACGAATGGTGGCAATCGCTGAAGCAGAAACAAAAGGCGAACACGGAGTTTGTTGAG GCTCAGGCCGCGAACACATCAGTGCCTCTCAATTACTATGCAGTGTTCAAGACTGTACAACAAAACATTCCCAGAGACTCGATAATAGTGAGCGAGGGCGCAAACACCATGGACATCGGCCGCGGGCTGCTGTTGAACAACAAACCGAGACACCGACTCGACGCGGGCACTTTTGGCACTATGGGT GTTGGTCCTGGCTTCGCGGTGGCAGCTGCCATGTGGTGCCGTGACTATGAGCCGGGCAAGCGAGTCATTTGTGTCGAGGGCGACTCCGCTTTTGGATTCTCAG GGATGGAGATCGAAACCATGTTCCGCTACAAACTGCCTGTTATTATAGTAATAGTCAACAACAACGGCATTTATAACGGTTTCAACAAAGAGATGATGGCTGACATACAGTCTAGCGGCGATGTAGCGCAGTG CACACCGCCAACAGCGCTAAGTGGCGAAGTACGTTACGAGAAGATGATGGAAATGTTTGGCGAGACTGGCCATCTTTGCCGCACCGTTGAAGATATCAAAGCTGCACTCAAAAAGGCCTTAGAAGAAACGGAAAAACCTAGCATTATTAACATACTCATCGACCCACAGTCTAGCAGAAAACCACAGACATTCAACTGGCTCACAGAATCAAAATTGTAA
- the LOC115455822 gene encoding DNA-binding protein RFXANK, whose product MDEAISVKHEGKSIDIKQEKQENTDSFKYEFDSGSQDSSKSGSGGYQRWAPNLNGVRKSAFTPYKPACTALTNLQRGNTQARVPELPQPDYSLHAKAGRGEITRDDLKLEQYVDITDEHGLTALHWAASYGQLNSCQDLVWCGANVNMRGPEGETALHLAAAGGHHEVVKFLLNEGAAADIQDDSGCTALMYAAAADFPYTCNELLIRGADLTLTNDYDQDAYTLTTTNNCKLAQTVIENFLIGCLAKM is encoded by the exons ATGGATGAAGCTATTTCTGTGAAACACGAAGGGAAAAGTATCGATATCAAACAggaaaaacaagaaaatacggatagttttaaatatgaattcgATTCGGGTAGCCAAGATAGCAGTAAAAGTGGTAGCGGTGGATATCAACGTTGGGCGCCTAATTTGAATGGAGTCCGTAAAAGCGCATTTACTCCTTATAAACCAGCTTGCACTGCACTAACCAACTTGCAGAGAG GTAACACGCAGGCGCGGGTTCCGGAGCTGCCCCAGCCAGATTACAGCCTGCACGCGAAGGCTGGCCGCGGCGAAATCACCCGTGACGACTTGAAACTGGAGCAGTATGTTGACATCACGGACGAACATGGTCTCACGGCCCTGCATTGGGCCGCGAGCTATGGCCAGCTAAATAGCTGTCAAGACCTTGTCTG GTGTGGTGCCAATGTGAACATGCGGGGTCCGGAGGGGGAGACAGCACTACATCTGGCTGCAGCAGGGGGGCACCACGAAGTTGTGAAGTTTTTGTTAAATGAAGGTGCTGCTGCCGACATACAAGATGAT TCTGGATGCACAGCATTAATGTATGCAGCAGCTGCCGATTTTCCCTACACCTGCAACGAACTCCTCATAAGAGGAGCTGACCTCACCCTTACCAATGATTATGATCAAGATGCTTACACATTGACCACCACCAATAACTGCAAACTGG CTCAAACTGTGATAGAAAACTTCTTGATTGGCTGCCTTGCCAAAATGTGA
- the LOC115455838 gene encoding uncharacterized protein LOC115455838, producing the protein MNATGQLNQQLQQDLQNELITANQLLRLISFELQQLKSFTCAGGEFEANIKENALLLAKLASMKNINIENLPLMTRIQTNIAVNDSHLPEQSLRNETSMED; encoded by the exons atgaatgcaaCCGGCCAACTAAATCAACAATTGCAACAAGATTtacaaaatgaattaataaCTGCAAATCAACTTTTAAGATTAAT ATCGTTTGAACTGCAACAGTTAAAAAGTTTTACGTGCGCTGGTGGGGAATTTGAAGCCAATATTAAAGAG aatgCATTGTTATTAGCTAAATTAGCAAGtatgaaaaatatcaatatagaGAATCTGCCCTTAATGACAAGGATACAAACTAACATTGCAGTGAACGATAGCCATTTACCGGAACAAAGTTTAAGAAATGAAACTAGTATGGAAGATTGA